One region of Salvia miltiorrhiza cultivar Shanhuang (shh) chromosome 3, IMPLAD_Smil_shh, whole genome shotgun sequence genomic DNA includes:
- the LOC131016742 gene encoding diaminopimelate epimerase, chloroplastic-like isoform X2, whose translation MAIAAAITPPLTAAKHRSLSSASSSLWLSSPPIQLRNYLPSLSISAVRKSNLLVFSSMSIQAPEKASATSFLDHKESGILYFVKYHGLGNDFILVDNRDSEEPKITPEQAVKLCDRNFGIGADGVIFALPGINGADYTMRIFNSDGSEPEMCGNGVRCFARFIAELENLHGNQSFNVHTGAGLIVPEIQEDGKVRVDMGQPILNASDVPTKLTANKDQAAVKAKLDVDGLIWNVTCVSMGNPHCVTFGTESCNDLQVDELNLAEIGPKFEHHVMFPARTNTEFVQVFSPSHLKMRVWERGAGATLACGTGACAVVVAAVLEGRADRICTVDLPGGPLDIEWRESDNHIYMTGPAELVFYGSVPL comes from the exons ATGGCGATTGCCGCCGCCATAACGCCGCCGCTGACCGCCGCCAAACACCGCTCTCTTTCATCAGCATCTTCATCTCTTTGGCTCTCCTCTCCACCAATTCAGCTGCGCAATTATCTCCCGTCCCTCTCCATCTCAGCTGTCCGCAAATCTAATCTCCTTGTCTTCTCTTCCATGAGTATTCAGGCTCCGGAGAAGGCCTCCGCGACGTCGTTTCTCGACCACAAGGAGAGCGGAATTCTTTATTTCGTCAAGTACCACGGACTCGGCAATGACTTCATATTG GTTGATAACCGAGATTCCGAGGAACCCAAAATCACACCCGAGCAAGCTGTGAAATTGTGTGATAGAAACTTTGGCATTGGCGCTGATGGAGTGATATTTGCGTTGCCAGGCATTAATGGCGCAGATTATACTATGAGGATCTTTAATTCTGATGGCAGTGAGCCTGAG ATGTGTGGTAATGGAGTCCGATGCTTTGCCAGATTCATAGCTGAGCTTGAAAATCTTCACGGGAATCAAag CTTCAATGTGCATACTGGTGCCGGTCTCATTGTACCTGAGATACAGGAAGATGGAAAG GTTAGAGTTGATATGGGTCAGCCAATTCTGAATGCTTCGGATGTTCCTACAAAGTTAACTGCAAACAAAGATCAGGCTGCTGTTAAGGCAAAGTTGGATGTAGATGGGTTGATCTGGAATGTTACTTGTGTTAGCATGGGAAATCCACACTGTGTCACTTTTGGTACAGAATCATGCAAC GATTTGCAAGTAGATGAACTAAACTTAGCTGAAATCGGTCCAAAATTTGAACATCATGTGATGTTCCCTGCCCGAACAAACACAG AGTTTGTCCAAGTCTTCTCTCCAAGTCACCTTAAAATGCGTGTCTGGGAACGTGGGGCAG GTGCAACGCTAGCCTGTGGAACAGGAGCTTGTGCAGTCGTTGTTGCTGCAGTTCTGGAGGGTCGTGCAGATAGG ATATGCACTGTCGATTTGCCTGGAGGGCCACTGGACATCGAGTGGAGGGAGAGCGACAATCACATCTACATGACGGGACCTGCAGAATTAGTATTTTATGGATCTGTTCCTCTTTGA
- the LOC131016742 gene encoding diaminopimelate epimerase, chloroplastic-like isoform X1 translates to MAIAAAITPPLTAAKHRSLSSASSSLWLSSPPIQLRNYLPSLSISAVRKSNLLVFSSMSIQAPEKASATSFLDHKESGILYFVKYHGLGNDFILVDNRDSEEPKITPEQAVKLCDRNFGIGADGVIFALPGINGADYTMRIFNSDGSEPEMCGNGVRCFARFIAELENLHGNQSFNVHTGAGLIVPEIQEDGKVRVDMGQPILNASDVPTKLTANKDQAAVKAKLDVDGLIWNVTCVSMGNPHCVTFGTESCNDLQVDELNLAEIGPKFEHHVMFPARTNTEFVQVFSPSHLKMRVWERGAGATLACGTGACAVVVAAVLEGRADRVSLKLLFTRLHYIRSEHQTSNLLPPLTTDALLLLPLGTSCLLIPSFFHADMHCRFAWRATGHRVEGERQSHLHDGTCRISILWICSSLMVWFPLAFDLQYAPHFENE, encoded by the exons ATGGCGATTGCCGCCGCCATAACGCCGCCGCTGACCGCCGCCAAACACCGCTCTCTTTCATCAGCATCTTCATCTCTTTGGCTCTCCTCTCCACCAATTCAGCTGCGCAATTATCTCCCGTCCCTCTCCATCTCAGCTGTCCGCAAATCTAATCTCCTTGTCTTCTCTTCCATGAGTATTCAGGCTCCGGAGAAGGCCTCCGCGACGTCGTTTCTCGACCACAAGGAGAGCGGAATTCTTTATTTCGTCAAGTACCACGGACTCGGCAATGACTTCATATTG GTTGATAACCGAGATTCCGAGGAACCCAAAATCACACCCGAGCAAGCTGTGAAATTGTGTGATAGAAACTTTGGCATTGGCGCTGATGGAGTGATATTTGCGTTGCCAGGCATTAATGGCGCAGATTATACTATGAGGATCTTTAATTCTGATGGCAGTGAGCCTGAG ATGTGTGGTAATGGAGTCCGATGCTTTGCCAGATTCATAGCTGAGCTTGAAAATCTTCACGGGAATCAAag CTTCAATGTGCATACTGGTGCCGGTCTCATTGTACCTGAGATACAGGAAGATGGAAAG GTTAGAGTTGATATGGGTCAGCCAATTCTGAATGCTTCGGATGTTCCTACAAAGTTAACTGCAAACAAAGATCAGGCTGCTGTTAAGGCAAAGTTGGATGTAGATGGGTTGATCTGGAATGTTACTTGTGTTAGCATGGGAAATCCACACTGTGTCACTTTTGGTACAGAATCATGCAAC GATTTGCAAGTAGATGAACTAAACTTAGCTGAAATCGGTCCAAAATTTGAACATCATGTGATGTTCCCTGCCCGAACAAACACAG AGTTTGTCCAAGTCTTCTCTCCAAGTCACCTTAAAATGCGTGTCTGGGAACGTGGGGCAG GTGCAACGCTAGCCTGTGGAACAGGAGCTTGTGCAGTCGTTGTTGCTGCAGTTCTGGAGGGTCGTGCAGATAGGGTAAGTCTAAAACTCTTATTCACCAGGTTACATTACATAAGATCTGAACATCAAACCTCAAATCTTCTCCCTCCTCTGACCACTGATGCTCTGCTTCTACTTCCTCTCGGCACCTCTTGCCTTCTCATACCATCTTTCTTCCACGCAGATATGCACTGTCGATTTGCCTGGAGGGCCACTGGACATCGAGTGGAGGGAGAGCGACAATCACATCTACATGACGGGACCTGCAGAATTAGTATTTTATGGATCTGTTCCTCTTTGATGGTTTGGTTTCCATTAGCTTTCGACTTACAATATGCTCCACACTTTGAGAATGAATGA